The following coding sequences are from one Candidatus Nitrohelix vancouverensis window:
- the dusB gene encoding tRNA dihydrouridine synthase DusB, producing MTIISQDALESKPLQNQRLIDRIQNPFWLAPMAGITEICFRQLMDEMDAGLLVSELVSAKGLIYNSQKTRQMMGIHPRRKSLVGVQLFGETAEDMAEAARIVEEEGADFVDVNLGCPVKKVVKKGCGAALLREPARLERYLSEIQRAISLPLTVKMRTGWDQHELTIHDCVKAAQNAGCEWAAIHGRTRAQGYDGFADWELIARVKAGTSLPIIGNGDIRDAETARQRLRESGVDAVMIGRGALRNPWIFRECLGRDGRTPEGSLALIRRFQVLLEDCYDLRHILLNLRKFAVWLAFGYPGAAAFRGNMFRLHSTREVVEQIEEFFTRAAAYPIPVFANNEAFMMGGHG from the coding sequence ATGACGATAATTTCACAAGACGCGCTGGAATCGAAGCCTTTGCAGAACCAGCGCCTGATAGACCGGATTCAAAATCCCTTCTGGCTGGCGCCGATGGCGGGGATCACCGAAATTTGTTTCCGGCAATTGATGGATGAAATGGACGCGGGCCTGCTGGTCTCGGAACTAGTTTCGGCGAAAGGTCTGATCTACAATTCGCAGAAAACCCGGCAGATGATGGGCATTCACCCGCGTCGCAAATCGCTGGTGGGCGTGCAATTGTTTGGCGAGACCGCCGAGGACATGGCGGAAGCGGCGCGCATTGTCGAAGAGGAGGGCGCGGATTTTGTCGACGTGAATCTCGGTTGCCCGGTCAAGAAAGTCGTCAAGAAAGGTTGCGGCGCGGCCTTACTGCGCGAACCGGCTCGTCTCGAACGTTATCTGAGCGAGATTCAACGCGCGATTTCATTACCGTTGACGGTGAAGATGCGCACGGGCTGGGACCAGCATGAACTAACGATTCACGATTGCGTGAAAGCGGCGCAGAACGCCGGGTGCGAGTGGGCGGCGATCCACGGGCGCACGCGGGCGCAGGGTTATGACGGTTTCGCCGACTGGGAGTTGATCGCCAGAGTGAAGGCGGGCACGAGCCTGCCGATCATCGGCAACGGCGATATCAGAGACGCGGAGACGGCGCGGCAACGCTTGCGGGAAAGCGGCGTGGACGCGGTGATGATCGGGCGCGGGGCCTTGCGCAATCCCTGGATTTTTCGCGAATGCCTGGGGCGCGATGGGCGCACGCCTGAAGGCTCGCTGGCGCTGATCCGACGTTTTCAGGTCTTGCTGGAGGACTGTTACGATCTGCGGCATATCCTGCTGAACCTGCGTAAATTCGCGGTGTGGCTGGCCTTTGGCTATCCCGGCGCGGCGGCGTTTCGCGGCAACATGTTCCGTTTGCATAGCACGCGCGAAGTGGTCGAACAGATTGAAGAATTTTTCACGCGCGCGGCGGCCTACCCGATCCCCGTTTTTGCGAACAACGAAGCGTTCATGATGGGTGGGCACGGCTAG
- a CDS encoding RNA methyltransferase: MSAFKKRPGDMLRVFFSPARAVQMEPVKRYCRDHKLPYKKIPPEELNKVAASVHHEGVVIVLKPVKPESAYSLIRRPLGRNTLLAALDSVSNTHNLGAILRTCAFFGVEGLLVGDSEGQAALSSSAARMAEGALETTPLYQASDLPSALRDLKEKGFYIIGTDANSGVSLYDAKIKFPCVAVFGNEGAGISDRTLKRCDAVVHIPSFSPVESLNVSVAAGVTLSELRRRGSQKK; the protein is encoded by the coding sequence ATGAGCGCGTTCAAGAAACGCCCTGGCGACATGCTTCGGGTTTTTTTCAGCCCGGCCCGCGCCGTGCAGATGGAGCCGGTCAAAAGATATTGTCGCGACCACAAATTACCCTATAAAAAAATCCCGCCGGAAGAATTGAACAAGGTGGCGGCGAGCGTGCATCATGAAGGCGTGGTGATCGTTCTCAAACCGGTGAAACCGGAATCGGCCTATTCGTTGATCCGGCGTCCTCTGGGACGCAACACCTTGCTGGCGGCTCTGGATTCGGTGAGCAATACGCATAACCTCGGCGCGATATTGAGGACCTGCGCGTTTTTTGGCGTGGAAGGTTTGCTGGTCGGCGATTCCGAAGGCCAGGCGGCTCTGTCTTCATCGGCGGCGCGTATGGCGGAGGGGGCCTTGGAGACGACGCCGCTGTATCAGGCTTCCGACCTGCCTTCAGCTTTGCGCGATTTGAAGGAGAAGGGTTTTTATATCATCGGGACCGACGCGAATTCCGGCGTGTCGCTTTATGACGCAAAGATAAAATTCCCCTGCGTTGCCGTGTTTGGCAACGAAGGCGCGGGAATTTCGGACCGCACTTTGAAGCGATGCGATGCCGTGGTGCATATTCCATCCTTCTCCCCTGTGGAATCCTTGAACGTTTCCGTCGCCGCCGGAGTGACGCTTTCGGAATTGCGACGACGCGGCAGTCAAAAAAAATGA